Proteins co-encoded in one Populus trichocarpa isolate Nisqually-1 chromosome 10, P.trichocarpa_v4.1, whole genome shotgun sequence genomic window:
- the LOC7489610 gene encoding protein RDM16 isoform X2, which translates to MQKELSEKLKKLPLSSKGNKSSGGSLQGPLSSATITTAVSVEAMPSSSTSSTSTMVSVKPPATGMAPPPDITSMPNYEAVKRAQELAAKMGFRQDPEFAPLINFFPGQLPAEVSALQKPSKAPVLRVDALGREIDEHGNVVNVTKPNNLSTLKVNINKQKKEAFQILKPELDVDPESNPYFDAKMGINKNKFLRPKRMTFQFVEEGKWLKEAEIMKLRNQFGEEREKDMKARQALHAKAKAAPDINPNLIEVSERVTTKAKPKDPIPDIEWWDVPLLTSGTYGEDVDDLKTQRRLKMEKITIYVEHPRPIEPPAEPAPPPPQPLKLTKKEQKKLRTQRRLAREKDKQEMIRQGLIEPPKPKVKMSNLMKVLGSEATQDPTRLEKEIRTAAAEREQAHIDRNTARKLTPAERREKKERKLFDDPNTVETIVSIYRINDLSDKKTRFKVDVNAHENRLTGCTVITEGICVVVVEGGSKSIKRYGKLMLRRINWAEAVNEDEGGDNDEKPMNKCVLVWQGSVAKPNFHRFSLHECVTEAAARKYFADAGVAHYWDLAVNFSEDQM; encoded by the exons ATGCAGAAGGAACTGTCAGAGAAGCTGAAGAAGCTACCCCTG TCGAGTAAGGGTAATAAAAGTTCAGGTGGTAGCTTACAAGGTCCATTGTCATCAGCAACCATTACTACTGCTGTTTCAGTAGAGGCAATGCCAAGTTCATCCACCTCATCTACTAGTACTATGGTGTCTGTAAAGCCACCTGCAACTGGCATGGCACCTCCGCCTGATATTACTAGCATGCCCAATTATGAAGCTGTTAAACGTGCCCAGGAACTCGCTGCTAAAATGGGATTTCGCCAGGACCCTGAGTTTGCTCCTCTTATAAACTTTTTCCCTGGTCAGTTGCCAGCAGAAGTCTCTGCGCTGCAGAAACCTTCTAAGGCCCCTGTTCTTCGTGTGGATGCACTTGGTAGGGAAATAGATGAACATGGAAATGTGGTGAATGTGACTAAACCAAACAACCTCAGCACCCTAAAG GTCAACATCAACAAGCAGAAAAAGGAAGCATTCCAGATTCTTAAACCTGAATTGGATGTGGATCCTGAATCAAATCCTTATTTTGATGCAAAAATGGGAATTAATAAGAATAAATTCTTGAGACCCAAACGGATGACTTTCCAGTTTGTAGAGGAAGGCAAGTGGTTAAAAGAAGCTGAAATAATGAAACTGAGG AATCAATttggagaagaaagagaaaaggataTGAAGGCAAGGCAAGCATTACATGCGAAGGCAAAGGCAGCTCCTGATATAAATCCTAATTTGATAGAGGTATCAGAGCGAGTTACAACCAAAGCAAAGCCTAAGGATCCAATTCCTGATATTGAGTGGTG GGATGTACCTCTGTTGACTAGTGGGACTTATGGTGAGGATGTTGATGATCTCAAGACCCAGCGTAGATTGAAAATGGAGAAAATTACTATCTATGTGGAGCACCCACGTCCAATTGAGCCCCCGGCTGAGCCAGCTCCTCCCCCACCTCAACCTTTGAAGCTAACTAAGAAGGAGCAGAAGAAGCTCCGTACACAGCGTCGCCTTGCTCGGGAAAAAGATAAACAGGAGATGATTAGACAAGGCTTGATTGAACCTCCAAAACCAAAGGTTAAGATGAGCAATCTAATGAAAGTTCTTGGCTCTGAAGCAACACAAGATCCAACTAGACTTGAAAAGGAAATTCGTACTGCAGCTGCTGAACGTGAACAAGCACATATTGATCGTAATACTGCACGTAAGCTCACTCCCGCTGAGCGTCGTGAAAAGAAGGAGAGAAAGCTCTTTGATGACCCAAATACTGTGGAAACTATTGTTTCTATTTACAGAATCAACGATCTTTCAGACAAGAAAACTCGCTTCAAAGTTGATGTCAATGCTCACGAGAATCGCTTGACTGGATGCACGGTGATTACAGAGGGAATTTGTGTGGTGGTTGTTGAAGGGGGGAGCAAATCCATCAAAAGATATGGAAAACTAATGCTTAGGCGTATAAACTGGGCTGAAGCTGTAAATGAGGATGAAGGAGGTGACAATGACGAGAAACCTATGAACAAATGTGTGCTAGTGTGGCAAGGTAGTGTTGCCAAACCTAACTTCCACAGGTTTTCTTTGCATGAGTGTGTGACTGAAGCTGCAGCCCGAAAATATTTTGCTGATGCTGGTGTTGCCCACTATTGGGATCTTGCTGTCAATTTCTCCGAAGATCAAATGTGA